In Deltaproteobacteria bacterium, the genomic stretch GGTATTTTGTCAAGGCGCGGACCTGGCGGTGATCCACCATCTATCTTCGCTTGGTCCAACTCGGGCTGTCGGGCCATTGTGTCATTCCTTCGCTTTACTCAAGAGCCTGCCCTGAACTGACAAGGTGCTCTCGGAATGACAGGTTGGGTAGGCAGAATAATAGTCGATTGATTGCGTGATCGAAGACCGGTTCACCGCCCAGGGATGAAGCCACTCGGTCAAGACTGAAGAATCGCCGTGGAGCGAACGTTCGCTCGGCAACCTCAGGCGTGAGTCCTCCTTGACAATTCTCGATTTCGTACTATATTTTTTACCTGTGGGGGGTATAAGAAGACGAGAGAATTCAAAGCTCCGAGTGCAAGAAGGGAGAGCAGAAGTCGATGCCTATCTATGAGTACCGTTGCAAAGCCTGTGGCCATGTTTTCGAGATGATCCGGGGAATAAGCGACAAAGACGAAGAGGTTGTCTGCCCGGAGTGCCGCCGGATGGAAGCCGAAAAGCTCTTGTCTCTGTTCAGTTCGAGCGGGACCGCGTCGCAGGGATCGTCCTGTGGCCCCGGACCCTTCACCTGAGCATAGGAGAGGGCGGCGGTCTGCCGCTCAAACAGAGTTTCGGGGAGCGGAAACCGAGGGATTTGCTCCCCGGGTTGGGAGGCGAGAGCTCTATGAAGGTCATCACGCTGACCCTGGATGAAAAGGACCTGATGGAGATGGAAGCTATTCTCATGGACGGGGACCGGGAGAGAGCCTTCCATTTTGTCAAGGACGTGATCAAGATGAAGGTGAGAGGCGCGGGTTCCGCCAACCTCGATGTGCGCAAGGGAATGGGCATACGGTAGATTCCGCACGGTGCGCACCCGGTTGTGCGGGTTGATGGGATAGGTTGACTCGCCACGTCGATTGCGCCGTCGGTCCTGCTTGTCCCGCCGCTTTGACGTTCCTGTTTTCCATCGAGAAAGACCCGTATCCTGACAGGACCGGATTCGATTGACCGGTCCGGGCAGGGCTTGTGCTAGAAAGCCGGACTGAGGCGGTCCTGTGACTTGACAGGAGCCCTGCGGTCATGTGTATCATGTGCGTCGGCAGCAGACGAGGAAGAAAGAGGGGGCTATTACCATGAGAAGTGACGACAGACCGGATGGGTCGAGCGCCGGGGAGGCGGCGGACTCCTTTGAAGTGGTCTTCTGGCCGGATCAGAAGGCGGTTGCTGTCGAGAAGGGAACGACGCTACTTGAGGCCGCCGGTCTTGCAGGGGTCCATATCAATAACCTCTGTGGGGGACAGGGTGTCTGCGGCAAGTGCAAGGTGAAGGTCAAAAAGGGAACCGTGGAGGGCCGTTCCAAGTACCTCCCCGTGCTCACCAAGGAGGAGCTCCAAGAGGGTTTTGTTCTCGCCTGTCAGACCCCGGTGGAAGATAGGCTCGAGGTTGAGATTCCCCCGGAATCCCGCCTGGAGGGCGAGCAGATCCTTATCGAGGGCGGGGGGATGAGTTACAGTGAGCCGGCCCTTGTGGAGAGACACCCTCAAGAAGAGGCAAAGGTTCCCTTTTACAGTCCCCTGGCATCAAAGGTCTATCTCCAGATGCCCCCTCCGACTCTGGAGGACAATCTGTCAGACCTGGACAGGGTCTACCGCGAGTTGAGAAGAAAATGGGAGATCCCGGTTCTAGACATCGAGCTCGACGTCCTCAGGGGGCTCAGCTATCTGCTCCGTGAGAACGATTGGAAGGTGACTGTCACTCTGGGGAAGATAACCCATGGTTTTCGGATCCTTCAGGTGGAAGGAGGCGACACGTGCAAGAAGAACTACGGCGTGGCCGTGGACGTGGGTACCACCACCGTCGTGGCCCAACTGGTCAATCTCGCGTCAGGACGGGTTGCGGCCTCGTGTGCGACTCATAACCGCCAGATCCGATACGGAGAGGATGTCATTTCCAGAATGATCTACGCCTGCGACCGGACCAAGGGTCTTGATCCCCTCAACCGGGCGGTGATCGAGAACATCAACGATCTGATAGGGCGCCTGGCCAGCGAGGAGGGAATCTCCGTCGAGGATATTACCGCCGTTCTCGCCGCTGGGAACACCACCATGACCCACCTCCTTCTCCGGCTGAATCCGTGTTTCATCCGGCTGGAACCCTATATTCCCACTGCCAGCACGTTCCCGGTTCTTAAGGCGGCCGAAACGGGAATCCGCATCAATCCCCACGGGCTGGTGGCCTGTATGCCCGGCGTGAGCAGCTATGTGGGGGGTGATATCACGGCCGGGGTTTTGGCCTCGGGGATAGACGATTCGGCTCAGATCTCCATGCTTCTCGACATCGGGACGAACGGAGAAATAGTGGTGGGCGACAATGATTGGCTCGTCTGTTGCAGCGCCTCCGCAGGGCCGGCTTTTGAAGGGGGAGGGACCAAGTGCGGGATGAGGGCGGTGGAAGGGGCGATCCAGTCTGTGACCATCTCGGACGGCCGCGTGCACATCTCCACCATCGGCGGCAAGAAGCCCAGGGGCATTTGTGGCTCGGGCCTTATCGACGTTATTGCGGCGCTTTTCGAAAACGGCCTGATCCATGCCAACGGAAAATTCAACATGGATCGACCGATTCCACAGCTCAAGAAGACCGATGAGGGACTGGAGTTCGTCCTGGCTCCGGGTGATGAATCGGAAACGGGAAAGGACATCGTTATTACGGAGTATGATATCAGCAACCTGATAAAGTCCAAGGGTGCCGTCTTTGCGGCGGCCAGAGTGCTGGTTCAGAGTGTCGGAATGGACTTTGCCGACATCGAGCGGATCTATGTCGCCGGGGGATTCGGGAACTACCTGAATATTGAGAAAGCCATCACCATCGGCCTTTTGCCCGACCTGCCCCCTGACCGCTTTGAGTTCATAGGAAACAGCTCGGTGGCCGGGGCTCGAATAGGTCTGGTTTCCAATCATGCCTTCGAGAAAGCCGAAACCATCGCAAAGAAGATGACCTACTTCGAGCTTTCGGTGAGCCACGAATTCATGGACGAGTTCATTGCCGCTCTCTTCCTGCCTCACACCAACCAGGAGCTTTTCCCTTCGGTCATGGAGAGGACGAGATCAAAGGGGAATTCTTCTCAGGAAGCATCGGCATTGTGAGACCTGGAAAGATTATTTCCTAGAGCCTCGAGCTCCTTCTTTTTTCTGGCAATCTCCTCTTCCAGCTCTTCGATGGCAAGCAGCTGGTACGGCTGGACCGAGTGGGCCGGGAGCTGCTCCTCCCGCTGCCTCAGTTCCTCTTCCAGCCGGTGGACCTCACTGAGCAAGGCTTCTCTTCTGTTCGCGAGTTCGCTTTGTTGTTGCGGTGCCACGAGATATCTCCCTTTCCGTTTGAAGTCCAGGCTTCTAGCCGTCGGCCCAGCGTCTTATCAAGTAGGGTTTTGTCTCCTCGAAGATGAGGCACTGTTCCTCCACGTACTGTTCGGCCCGGCGGGTCGACATCTTCTCGATGTCGTTGAAGAAACCGAGGAGTCTCCCGTAATAGAGGGGTCTCAGGGAATCGAGGAGTCCGCCTCCGTCGTTGTTGTCTTTGTGGAAGGCAACGGCGAAGTCGAAGAGGATCTTCGCCCAGAGTTCGGTGGGGAAATCGAAGCGACCCAGCCCGATTCCTGCGACTTCCATGAGCTTTGAGAACACCTCCGCAGAAAGGACCGCCCTCAATCGATCGATTGATCCCCCGGTTCCCTCGATGAATCTCTCATAGAATCTCTTCTTGTCGATAGTCATTCCCAGAGAACTCTCCCTCCCATCCGATGGAACTCCGAACACGGCCGTAGGCCTGCTCCACTTCACCCGTTTCCAGTAGTCTGCATAGCGCTCCATGAGGGTGAAGATGGCCCTTACAACCTGATCGAAGAGGGGGCCGGGATCGCCGGTCTCCTTTCCGGGTTTTTCAGGATCGCGCCTGTGGATAAGGGACTGGCAGATATGAACCCTGTGGTTCGTGGCAAGGGTGATCATCCAGATGTCGACGGCTGGAGGGGAGACGAGATCCTCCCAGGTCCCGTTCTGCAAGAATATCCTGGCCAGGTTTCCGGAGAACCCGAATTCCCCTCCAAGGGGGTGCCTGACCCTCCTGCCGTAAAGGGTACGGGTCAGAGGATAGGCAATGATATGGGTCATGGCCTCCTCGAAGCGATGCCGGTCATAGAGGGGAGCGACAAATCCGAAATCCCTGAAAAGCGGATCGGCGAGGTTGCTGATCCACCGGGGGGTCATACTCTCCAAGTCTGCCTCTACGACAATGACGGCTCTGGCCTTGAGGTCCACGGCCTTCATGAAGAGACTCCGGAGGTGTTCGCCCCTCCCCCCGGCGCCCTCCGGTGAGGGGAGATAGATCTTGGGCACCTCGGTGTCAACCGCCAGAAAGGCGTCCCGCCTGAATTCCGTGGGGGAGTCGTCGTAGTGAATGATGACAGAAGGTCGATCAGGATAGAACCGGGTCAGGCCCTCGCTTGCTGTCCTTGTTGAAAGGCGGATCGGCTCGGCCTCGTCGTATGAAGGGATGGCGACAATGATCTCTGCTGTTCTTACCTTTCCAGGATTCTCTTCACCGATCTCAACCATGGGTCCCTGTGCTCCTCGTTTCTGCCGCT encodes the following:
- a CDS encoding zinc ribbon domain-containing protein, which translates into the protein MPIYEYRCKACGHVFEMIRGISDKDEEVVCPECRRMEAEKLLSLFSSSGTASQGSSCGPGPFT
- a CDS encoding DUF4445 domain-containing protein, which codes for MRSDDRPDGSSAGEAADSFEVVFWPDQKAVAVEKGTTLLEAAGLAGVHINNLCGGQGVCGKCKVKVKKGTVEGRSKYLPVLTKEELQEGFVLACQTPVEDRLEVEIPPESRLEGEQILIEGGGMSYSEPALVERHPQEEAKVPFYSPLASKVYLQMPPPTLEDNLSDLDRVYRELRRKWEIPVLDIELDVLRGLSYLLRENDWKVTVTLGKITHGFRILQVEGGDTCKKNYGVAVDVGTTTVVAQLVNLASGRVAASCATHNRQIRYGEDVISRMIYACDRTKGLDPLNRAVIENINDLIGRLASEEGISVEDITAVLAAGNTTMTHLLLRLNPCFIRLEPYIPTASTFPVLKAAETGIRINPHGLVACMPGVSSYVGGDITAGVLASGIDDSAQISMLLDIGTNGEIVVGDNDWLVCCSASAGPAFEGGGTKCGMRAVEGAIQSVTISDGRVHISTIGGKKPRGICGSGLIDVIAALFENGLIHANGKFNMDRPIPQLKKTDEGLEFVLAPGDESETGKDIVITEYDISNLIKSKGAVFAAARVLVQSVGMDFADIERIYVAGGFGNYLNIEKAITIGLLPDLPPDRFEFIGNSSVAGARIGLVSNHAFEKAETIAKKMTYFELSVSHEFMDEFIAALFLPHTNQELFPSVMERTRSKGNSSQEASAL
- a CDS encoding glycosyl transferase; the encoded protein is MVEIGEENPGKVRTAEIIVAIPSYDEAEPIRLSTRTASEGLTRFYPDRPSVIIHYDDSPTEFRRDAFLAVDTEVPKIYLPSPEGAGGRGEHLRSLFMKAVDLKARAVIVVEADLESMTPRWISNLADPLFRDFGFVAPLYDRHRFEEAMTHIIAYPLTRTLYGRRVRHPLGGEFGFSGNLARIFLQNGTWEDLVSPPAVDIWMITLATNHRVHICQSLIHRRDPEKPGKETGDPGPLFDQVVRAIFTLMERYADYWKRVKWSRPTAVFGVPSDGRESSLGMTIDKKRFYERFIEGTGGSIDRLRAVLSAEVFSKLMEVAGIGLGRFDFPTELWAKILFDFAVAFHKDNNDGGGLLDSLRPLYYGRLLGFFNDIEKMSTRRAEQYVEEQCLIFEETKPYLIRRWADG